A window of the Trichocoleus sp. FACHB-46 genome harbors these coding sequences:
- a CDS encoding P-II family nitrogen regulator: MHVVKKIEIFSDSVELGKIISALERGGVSSYTVIRNVAGKGVRGGVFDDSAVTMLDNAYVIAFCSPDILKSVVEIVRPILNKFGGSCFISDVMEIRTMKCVSSL; this comes from the coding sequence ATGCATGTGGTAAAAAAAATTGAAATTTTTTCAGACTCCGTAGAGTTAGGCAAAATCATCAGCGCCTTGGAACGAGGCGGGGTTTCTAGTTACACCGTGATTCGTAATGTGGCAGGCAAGGGAGTGCGTGGCGGCGTATTTGATGACTCTGCCGTGACGATGTTAGACAACGCTTATGTCATCGCCTTTTGCTCGCCTGACATCCTTAAATCTGTTGTGGAAATTGTGCGACCTATTCTGAATAAGTTTGGGGGATCTTGCTTTATTTCCGATGTGATGGAGATCCGCACTATGAAGTGTGTGTCTTCTCTATAA
- a CDS encoding carbonic anhydrase has product MKQMSQRTSRRELLKLFGVGGVGLVAATATSLRYAEPAYADQSTAETENSEAVSSEAALQRLLDGNQRFMQQKRQYPHQAARDLQAVATVQHPFATLLTCADSRVPGEIIFDQGIGDLFDVRVAGNVVTPEVLGSLEYAAALLGTRLIMVVGHERCGAVTAAIQGGALPGHVSTFVKAIKPALASIKTKSADVNQQIDQAVTANVQYQVEQLKQNSSVLAQLELERKLKIVGGRYDLDTGAVTLVT; this is encoded by the coding sequence ATGAAACAAATGAGTCAACGGACGAGTCGCCGAGAGCTATTAAAGCTATTTGGAGTCGGTGGAGTTGGCTTGGTCGCTGCGACAGCTACTAGCTTGAGATATGCTGAGCCTGCCTATGCCGATCAGTCCACCGCTGAGACTGAAAATTCTGAGGCAGTGAGTTCAGAGGCGGCATTACAAAGACTGCTGGATGGCAATCAGCGGTTTATGCAGCAAAAACGGCAATACCCGCATCAAGCAGCGAGAGATTTACAGGCAGTGGCAACGGTACAGCATCCCTTTGCCACTTTGCTGACTTGTGCTGACTCACGGGTACCTGGAGAAATTATTTTTGACCAAGGTATCGGTGATTTATTTGATGTGCGTGTCGCTGGCAATGTCGTTACCCCAGAGGTCTTGGGCAGCCTAGAGTATGCGGCGGCTCTCTTAGGAACTCGCTTAATTATGGTAGTTGGGCACGAACGCTGCGGTGCTGTGACTGCGGCGATTCAAGGAGGGGCGCTTCCGGGCCACGTCAGTACGTTTGTCAAAGCCATTAAGCCCGCGCTGGCCAGCATTAAAACTAAATCGGCTGATGTCAATCAGCAAATTGATCAAGCGGTGACTGCGAATGTGCAGTATCAAGTTGAGCAGCTAAAGCAAAATTCTAGTGTGTTAGCCCAGCTAGAGTTGGAGCGCAAGCTAAAGATTGTGGGGGGACGATACGACCTAGATACAGGAGCCGTGACTCTCGTTACCTAA
- a CDS encoding sodium-dependent bicarbonate transport family permease produces MDVSLIMSNILNPPVLFFFLGMTAVFVKSDLEIPPPIPKLFSLYLLFAIGFKGGVELAKSGLNQEVFLTMLVAIVMACLVPIYTFFILKIKLDAYNAAAIAATYGSISAVTFITASSFLQQLSIDFDGYMVAALALMESPAIIVGLILVNLFTQDQTERDFSWPEVLREAFLNGSVFLLVGSLIIGFLTGEHGWKVLSPFTQDMFYGVLTFFLLDMGLVAAKRIKDLEKTGPFLISFAILIPILNAGIGLLIAKLIGMPPGNALLFSVLCASASYIAVPAAMRLTVPEANPSLYISTALAVTFPFNIIFGIPLYLYGIDLLWR; encoded by the coding sequence ATGGACGTAAGCCTGATTATGTCTAACATCTTGAATCCACCAGTGCTGTTTTTCTTCTTGGGAATGACAGCGGTTTTTGTGAAGTCAGACTTGGAAATTCCGCCACCGATTCCCAAGCTGTTTTCACTGTACTTGCTGTTTGCGATCGGTTTTAAAGGAGGGGTAGAACTTGCTAAAAGTGGGCTGAATCAGGAAGTGTTCCTGACGATGCTGGTAGCAATCGTGATGGCGTGCTTAGTGCCTATCTACACGTTCTTTATTCTGAAGATTAAGCTTGACGCCTATAATGCTGCCGCGATCGCTGCAACTTACGGCTCGATTAGTGCCGTCACCTTTATTACAGCTAGCTCATTCCTACAACAACTAAGTATTGACTTTGATGGCTACATGGTGGCTGCCCTAGCTCTGATGGAGTCTCCAGCGATCATTGTGGGATTGATCTTGGTCAATCTCTTTACTCAGGATCAGACAGAGCGTGATTTTTCTTGGCCTGAAGTTTTGCGAGAAGCATTTCTGAATGGTTCAGTTTTCTTGCTAGTTGGTAGCCTGATTATTGGCTTTTTGACGGGGGAGCATGGCTGGAAAGTCTTATCTCCCTTTACACAGGATATGTTTTATGGCGTCCTGACCTTCTTCTTGCTAGATATGGGTTTAGTCGCCGCTAAAAGAATTAAAGATTTAGAGAAAACTGGTCCATTTCTGATCTCATTTGCCATACTGATCCCAATACTTAATGCTGGAATTGGGCTGCTAATTGCCAAGCTGATTGGGATGCCTCCAGGAAATGCCCTCCTATTTTCTGTGTTGTGCGCTAGTGCCTCTTATATCGCTGTGCCAGCCGCCATGAGGTTAACGGTTCCAGAAGCTAATCCGAGTCTATATATCTCTACGGCTTTAGCTGTGACATTCCCCTTTAACATCATTTTCGGCATTCCTTTGTATTTGTACGGGATCGATTTGCTATGGAGATAA
- a CDS encoding LL-diaminopimelate aminotransferase, whose protein sequence is MATINDNYLKLKAGYLFPEIARRVNAFAEANPAAKIIRLGIGDVTEPLPEACRAAMIQAVEDMGDRGAFRGYGPEQGYAWLREKIAQFDFQARGCDISADEIFISDGSKCDTGNILDIFGDNNTIAVTDPVYPVYVDTNVMAGHTGAANDKGEFEGLVYLPVTAENNFTAEIPTQKVDLIYLCFPNNPTGATASREHLQAWVDYAKAHGSIIFFDAAYEAFITDPSIPHSIYEIPGAKDCAIEFRSFSKNAGFTGTRCALTVVPKNLKAKAADGSDVELWKLWNRRQSTKFNGVSYIVQRGAEAVYSEAGQAQTKALVSFYLENAKIVREQLTAAGLAVYGGVNAPYVWVQTPNNLSSWDFFDKLLQTCNVVGTPGSGFGAAGEGYFRISAFNSRENVEEAMKRITEKFKA, encoded by the coding sequence ATGGCAACGATTAACGATAACTACCTCAAGCTCAAAGCAGGCTACCTGTTCCCTGAGATCGCTCGCCGAGTCAATGCCTTTGCTGAGGCCAACCCAGCAGCAAAAATTATTCGACTGGGGATTGGGGATGTCACCGAACCCTTACCTGAAGCTTGTCGCGCCGCGATGATTCAAGCGGTGGAAGACATGGGCGATCGCGGTGCCTTCCGAGGCTACGGTCCAGAGCAAGGCTACGCCTGGTTGCGGGAGAAAATTGCTCAGTTCGACTTCCAAGCTCGCGGTTGTGACATCAGCGCCGATGAGATTTTTATCTCGGATGGTTCGAAGTGCGACACAGGTAACATCCTAGATATTTTTGGCGACAACAATACCATTGCGGTAACTGACCCAGTCTATCCCGTCTATGTCGATACCAATGTCATGGCAGGTCACACGGGCGCAGCCAATGACAAAGGCGAGTTTGAGGGCTTAGTGTACCTCCCTGTCACCGCAGAGAACAACTTCACCGCTGAGATTCCCACTCAGAAGGTAGACCTAATTTACCTGTGCTTCCCCAACAACCCCACAGGCGCAACTGCTAGCAGAGAACACCTCCAAGCTTGGGTAGACTACGCCAAAGCCCACGGCTCGATCATCTTCTTTGATGCTGCTTACGAAGCCTTTATCACTGATCCAAGCATTCCTCACTCCATCTACGAGATCCCTGGAGCTAAGGATTGCGCGATCGAATTCCGCTCCTTCTCCAAGAATGCTGGCTTTACCGGAACTCGTTGTGCCTTGACTGTGGTGCCCAAAAACCTCAAGGCTAAAGCTGCTGATGGCTCGGATGTAGAACTGTGGAAGCTGTGGAACCGCCGCCAATCCACTAAGTTCAATGGCGTATCCTACATTGTGCAGCGAGGGGCTGAAGCGGTTTACTCAGAAGCAGGCCAAGCCCAAACTAAAGCGCTTGTTAGCTTCTACTTAGAAAACGCCAAAATCGTTCGCGAGCAACTCACTGCTGCAGGATTAGCGGTATACGGTGGTGTGAACGCACCTTATGTCTGGGTGCAGACGCCCAACAATCTCTCTAGCTGGGACTTCTTTGATAAATTGCTACAGACCTGCAATGTCGTCGGCACGCCTGGTTCGGGCTTTGGAGCTGCGGGTGAGGGCTACTTCCGCATTTCTGCCTTTAACAGCCGTGAAAACGTAGAAGAAGCCATGAAGCGGATCACCGAGAAGTTCAAGGCATAA
- a CDS encoding transaldolase family protein, translating to MIDRDRPTSVNFASRQIRLCLDTADPKQWQIWLPTGLFYGITTNPLLLERSQVPCTVEQLKLLAEQAFALGAQEIQLQTWGDTVEALVSTGQRLAAIDQRVVVKVPITQVGTTAAAQLIAAGIPITLTAVYAVHQVLMAAALGGAYAAPYLGRINDLGRNGREDLVAMQRSLAGVNSATRLLVASIRSVDDITFLATHGLDTFTFSPAIAAAFFEVAATEQAATDFQQAALRMGAN from the coding sequence ATGATAGACCGCGATCGCCCTACCTCAGTTAATTTTGCTTCTCGTCAGATTCGTTTGTGCCTGGATACTGCTGATCCAAAGCAGTGGCAGATTTGGTTACCTACAGGTCTGTTTTACGGCATCACCACCAATCCGCTGTTGCTAGAGCGATCGCAGGTGCCTTGCACAGTAGAACAATTAAAACTGTTAGCTGAACAAGCTTTCGCCCTAGGAGCCCAGGAAATCCAACTCCAGACGTGGGGTGATACTGTAGAGGCATTGGTGAGTACAGGCCAACGCTTGGCAGCGATTGATCAGCGAGTCGTGGTGAAGGTTCCGATCACCCAAGTTGGAACGACAGCAGCAGCACAGTTAATAGCGGCAGGCATTCCCATCACGTTGACTGCTGTTTATGCGGTCCACCAAGTTCTGATGGCTGCGGCGCTAGGAGGCGCCTATGCGGCTCCTTATTTGGGTCGGATCAACGATTTAGGTCGTAATGGACGAGAAGATTTAGTGGCAATGCAGCGATCGCTCGCTGGGGTTAACAGTGCCACTCGTCTCCTAGTTGCCAGCATCCGCAGTGTAGACGACATCACCTTTCTTGCCACTCACGGGTTAGATACGTTCACCTTCTCTCCCGCGATCGCCGCTGCCTTTTTTGAAGTTGCTGCTACTGAGCAAGCCGCCACAGATTTCCAGCAAGCAGCATTACGCATGGGAGCCAACTAG
- a CDS encoding glutathione S-transferase family protein codes for MSQPTPTPTASSEVKPASVGTAKKKRRALPPKLIIQFGKFTWSTMWHLMMSQLAPRNQSGAYVRPSSQFRNFISTAVDNPYQPAIGRYKLYVGLGCPWAHRTLVVRALKQLEDAIAITIVSPSPTEGGWVLNQPELGCRSLADLYELAQPGYSGRCTVPVLWDTETNTIVNNESAEIIVMLNSELNQFAQQPALDLYPSDLQKKIDAWNEKTYDAVNNGVYRCGFAQTQAAYQEACEELFGALDEIDAALETSRYLCGDRVTLADVRLFTTLFRFDVVYYGLFKCNQRRIQDYKNLGPYLRDLYQLPGVADTCNLEAVKQDYYGNLFPLNPGGIIPLGPDITNLWEPHGRDRLSNIR; via the coding sequence ATGTCCCAACCCACTCCTACCCCAACCGCATCCAGCGAAGTCAAGCCCGCATCTGTTGGGACGGCAAAAAAAAAGCGTAGAGCTCTCCCACCTAAACTGATCATTCAGTTTGGTAAGTTTACCTGGAGTACCATGTGGCACCTGATGATGTCCCAACTGGCTCCTCGGAATCAATCGGGAGCCTATGTGCGGCCTAGCAGCCAATTCCGCAACTTTATTAGTACAGCGGTAGATAATCCTTACCAACCTGCAATTGGACGCTACAAACTCTATGTAGGGCTAGGGTGCCCTTGGGCGCACCGGACTCTCGTGGTACGAGCCCTCAAGCAACTCGAAGATGCGATCGCCATCACCATTGTCTCTCCTTCCCCTACTGAGGGAGGTTGGGTACTCAACCAGCCAGAATTAGGATGCCGCAGCTTGGCAGATCTGTATGAACTCGCGCAACCAGGTTATAGCGGACGTTGTACAGTTCCGGTGCTTTGGGATACGGAAACCAACACTATTGTGAATAACGAAAGTGCCGAGATCATTGTGATGTTGAACTCGGAGTTGAATCAGTTCGCTCAACAACCAGCTTTGGATCTCTATCCCTCAGATCTCCAGAAAAAGATTGATGCTTGGAATGAGAAAACCTATGACGCTGTGAACAATGGCGTGTATCGTTGCGGTTTTGCCCAAACCCAGGCTGCGTATCAAGAAGCTTGTGAGGAGTTGTTCGGAGCTTTAGATGAGATTGATGCGGCTTTAGAAACGAGCCGTTATCTCTGTGGCGATCGCGTAACTTTGGCAGATGTGCGTTTGTTCACTACTTTATTCCGCTTTGATGTAGTCTATTACGGGCTGTTTAAATGTAATCAGCGCCGAATTCAAGACTATAAAAATTTAGGGCCTTATTTGCGCGACCTTTACCAGCTTCCAGGTGTAGCAGATACCTGCAATTTAGAGGCTGTAAAGCAGGACTACTACGGCAATTTGTTTCCACTCAATCCTGGTGGCATCATTCCTCTAGGGCCTGATATTACCAATCTCTGGGAGCCACATGGCCGCGATCGCCTCTCTAATATCAGATGA
- a CDS encoding glycosyltransferase: MRKLYFLVPGTGGKFACGGLWAELKTLNLAQQICSAEVVTYRQRENTTLFLDDVLQQKNLENIIFVISWGFDVGKLATRLKPYHVIYHAHSSGYPFNLPPEIPIITVSRNTMGYWGQRSPNSLIYYLPNQISDQFQNLNLERDIDVLVQVRKSSEYLLQVLIPALQQQCHVCVVDSYVADLDKLFNRAKVYLYDSAEYWAQQGVSEGFGLQPMEAMACGCQVFSSVNGGLSDYLDPGFNCHKIAGYSLEYDVQRILKLVKIATPINLSDQFFSEYRTANIIQRLTVILQEVNEFFDHKQNHSSNIPSLTKTRVKTLQLQRIWNKLKQKYFR; encoded by the coding sequence ATGAGGAAGCTTTACTTCTTAGTTCCGGGGACAGGCGGCAAATTTGCCTGTGGTGGGCTGTGGGCAGAATTAAAGACTCTCAATCTCGCTCAACAAATTTGCTCTGCTGAAGTCGTCACGTATCGACAGCGGGAAAACACCACGCTGTTTTTAGACGATGTGCTACAGCAGAAGAACTTAGAAAACATTATTTTTGTCATTAGTTGGGGCTTTGATGTCGGGAAATTGGCCACCAGGCTCAAACCCTATCATGTGATTTATCATGCTCACAGCTCTGGTTATCCGTTTAACCTACCGCCTGAGATTCCGATCATTACCGTGAGTCGTAATACGATGGGTTATTGGGGCCAGCGATCGCCGAACTCGTTAATTTATTACCTGCCCAACCAGATTTCTGATCAATTTCAAAATCTCAATCTTGAACGCGATATTGATGTGTTGGTTCAGGTGCGAAAATCTTCAGAATATCTGCTGCAAGTCCTCATTCCAGCCTTGCAACAACAGTGTCATGTTTGTGTGGTTGATTCCTACGTCGCAGATCTAGACAAACTGTTTAACCGTGCCAAAGTCTATCTCTATGACTCCGCAGAATATTGGGCGCAGCAAGGGGTAAGCGAAGGATTCGGCTTGCAACCAATGGAAGCAATGGCCTGTGGCTGTCAAGTTTTCTCCAGCGTCAACGGTGGCTTATCCGATTACTTAGATCCTGGATTTAATTGTCATAAAATTGCTGGCTACTCCTTAGAGTACGACGTGCAACGCATTCTTAAATTGGTTAAGATAGCAACACCAATTAATTTGTCAGATCAGTTTTTCTCTGAGTATCGTACTGCGAATATTATTCAGCGTCTAACAGTGATTTTGCAAGAAGTGAATGAGTTTTTTGATCACAAGCAAAATCACTCCTCCAATATTCCTAGCTTGACTAAAACGCGAGTTAAAACACTGCAACTACAACGCATTTGGAACAAGCTAAAACAGAAATATTTTCGGTAG